The following DNA comes from Janthinobacterium sp. TB1-E2.
CGCCTGCAGTTCCGATTCCAGGGTCGCCTTGTATTCGTAGCCCGGCTCGCGCAGGCGCGCGGACAGGTCGACCAGGCCGGGGGAAACCACCAGGCCGGCCGCGTCAAACGTGGTGTCGGCCTTGAAGCCGGCCGGGGCGCTGCCCACGGCCAGCACCTTGCCATCGGCGATAAACAGGTCTTGCAAGCCATCGATGCCGTTGGCAGGGTCGATCAGGTGGCCGTTCTTGATATGTAGTGTCGTCATGCTCGCTTACTCGTCCTTGGGCTATCAGCCCTGATTACCAGCCAAAATACTCATCACCGCCATGCGCACGGCGATACCGAACGTCACCTGCGGCAGGATCACCGCCTGCGGACCGTCGGCCACGGCCGAATCGATTTCCACGCCGCGGTTCATCGGGCCCGGATGCATGACGATGGCGTCCGGTTTCGCCAGCGCCAGGCGCTCGGGCGTCAAGCCGTAGCTCTTGAAATATTCCTGCGCCGACGGCAGCAGCGCGCCGCTCATGCGTTCATTTTGCAGGCGCAGCATGATGATCACATCGACGCCTTTCAAGCCTTCATCCATGTTGGTAAAGGTGCGCACACCCATCTGTTCCAGGCCGCCCGGCAGCAGGGTATGCGGGCCGATGGCGCGCACTTCGGGCACGCCCAGGGTGGTCAGCGCGTGGATGTCGGAACGGGCCACGCGGCTGTGCAGGATGTCGCCCACGATGGCCACCGTCAGGTTGGTGAAATCCTTCTTGTAGTGGCGGATCGTGTACATGTCGAGCAAGCCCTGGGTCGGGTGCGCATGGCGTCCGTCGCCCGCGTTGACGACGTGGACGTGCGGCTGCTTGGTGTCGATCAGGTGCTTGGCGATCAGGTAGGGCGCGCCCGACTGCGCGTGGCGCACGACGAACATATCGGCATGCATGGCCGATAGGTTGTCGATGGTGTCGAGCAGGGACTCGCCCTTGCTGGCCGACGAAGCCTGGATGTTCAGGTTGATGACATCGGCCGACAGGCGCTTCGAGGCGATCTCGAAGGTGGTGCGGGTGCGCGTGGAGTTTTCAAAGAACAGGTTGAAAACGCTCTTGCCGCGCATCAGCGGCACCTTTTTCACGTCGCGGTCGGAAATGCCGACGAACGAGGAAGCCGTGTCGAGAATGTGGTTGACGATAGACTTCGGCAAGCCTTCAATCGTCAGCAGATGTTGCAGTTCGCCGTGTTTATTCAGTTGCGGATTAAGCATGGTGGGTATCTATGGTGAGCGTGAATTTTCCATCGTCGGCTTGCTTCAGGACCAGCGCCTGGCCCGGCGGCACGGCAGTGAAGGCGGCCACGAAATCGGCAGCCACCGGCAACTGGCGTTCGCCGCGGTCGACCAGGGCGGCCAGCATGATCTTCGCCGGGCGGCCATAGTCGAACAGTTCATTGATGGCCGCGCGCGTCGTGCGGCCCGTGTACAGCACGTCGTCGACCAGCAGGATAGTGGCGCCGGCCACGTCAAAGCTGATCTGCGTCGGCTTGACGTCCGCATGCAGGCCCTTCTGGGCGAAGTCGTCGCGGTAGAACGAGACGTCGAGCACGCCCAGCCGGTCGAGCAGATTCAGGTCGCGCGCCAGGCGTTCGGCCAGCCAGGCGCCGCCCGAATGGATGCCGACGATGGCCACGTTGGGGATGCCCGCCAGGCCGCTTTGCACTTGCTGCAGCAAGACCCCGTACAGGGCCTCGGCGTCGAGTTGGGATGGATTCGTAGGATGCGGCATAGAGTTCTTAATCATTCAGGGAGGGAGTCTAGGGTCAGATTAATAATTCGCGTCGAAATACTGTTGCAGGATGATGGCGGCGGCGCGGTCGTCGATGACTTCGCCGCGCTTGGCGGCGATGACGGCCGAGGAATAGCGCTCGTCGACCAGTTCCACGGGCAGGTTGAAGCGGCCATGCACCTGGTTGGCGAAACGGCGGCAGCGCGCGCTCATCTCGTGTTCCGTGCCATCGGGATGGCTGGGCAAGCCCACCACGATGCGGCTGGCGCCCCACTCCTTGATCAGGCTATCGATGGCGGCAAACTTCGGCTCGTTTGCCGTGGCCGTGATCACGCTGAGCGGCTTGGCCTGGCAAATCATGGTATTGCCGATGGCAACGCCGATGCGTTTCAAGCCGAAATCGAAGGCGAGGATGGTGTCGATGGCGTCACCGCTCATGCGTGGCCAGCCTCGCTCGCCAGCATGAGGGGATCGATACCGAGCAATTTGATGGCGGCCACGTAGCGCTGCTCGATGGGGAAATCGAACAGGATGTCGGCCGAGGCGCCCACCGTCAGCCAGCCATTGCGGCCGATCTCGTCTTCCAGCTGGCCCGGGCTCCAGCCCGAGTAGCCGATCGAGACGAGCATGCGCTCGGGACCATCGCCCTTGGCGACGGCTTCGAGCACGTCGATCGAGGTGGTAAACGCCACTTCATCGGTCACCGTCAGCGACGAGGAATAGCGCGCGCCCGGCGTATGCAGCACGAAGCCGCGGTCATCCTGCACGGGGCCGCCGAACATGATCGGTTCATTGATGATGGGCGTGTCGCTGCCGGCCGCCAGTTTCAGGTCGATGCGGTCGAACAGCACTTCCATGGTCATGTCGGTGGGCTTGTTGATGACGACGCCGAGCACGCCGTTTTCATTGTGTTCACACACGTACACGACCGTGCCGCCGAAGATCGGATCTTGCATGGCCGGCATCGCAATGAGGAAATGGTTGGCCAGATTCAGGGTGGAGGAACCGGTCGCGGCCGGTTCTCCCACACCCTGCATCAGACGATGTCCTGGTAGAGTCTGGTCGATTTTACTCTTTTTCATACGCGATGCTCTCTCTGTGGGCTTGCTGGCAAGTCTCGCTTACCCCGCTATCGTACGCCTGGCGCAAGCTGCCGCGAATCTTGGGCGGCGCGCACCGTGGTGCCAGGCGTTATTCTTGTTATCTTATAAATTAATGATCAATTCGCTATGCCTGCCGGCGCATTTCGATGCCAATTGTAAAATTGATTGCAAAATCGCTGTCGCACATAAAGTACCGCGAACATACCCGGTAGTTTACACTGAATTGCCGCCGCAGCGACGCCAAAGGCGCGACGCGAGCGGCCATAAAGCCCTGTTGGCGGCAAAAAATCGCCTATCTTTGACCCTGAACACGCGAAATAATGACAATCAAGACTTCCCTGGTGTGGTTCCGGCGCGATCTGCGCGCATTTGACCATGCTGCACTGCATCACGCCCTGCGCCAGAGTCAGGCCGTGCATTGCGTCTTCGTCTACGACACCGCCATCCTGGCTGCGCTGCCGCGCCGAGACCGGCGGGTCGATTTCATCCATGCCAGCGTGGCCGAGCTGGCCGCCGAGCTTCGCCAGCTCGGCGGCGACCTGATCGTGCTGCATGCGGACGCGGCCGAAGCCATCCCGCGCCTGGCCGCCGAATTGAACGCCGACGCCGTCTTTGCCAACCACGACTACGAGCCGCAAGCGATCGCCCGCGACGCCACCGTGGCCGCAGCGCTCACGCATGACGCACGCCTGTGGTTCAGCTTCAAGGACCAGGTGATCTTTGAAAAGGACGAGGTGCTGACCTTGTCGGCCAAGCCGTACACCGTCTACACGCCGTACAAGAATGCCTGGCTGAAGAAAATGCGCGCGGAACCCGCCTGCCTGGCGCCGTTCGATATCGAGCCGCATGCGGCCAGCCTGGCGCCGCCGCGCGCCGGCACGCCCGCGCCCCTGCCCACCTTGGACGAACTTGGTTTCGAGGCCAGCAACCTGGCCGAACTGGCCATCCCCACCGGCATGTCGGGCGCCAGCCAACTGTTCGAGGATTTCCTGCCGCGCGTGGACCGCTATGACGTGGCGCGCGATTTTCCCGCCCTGAAGGGACCGTCGTATTTGTCCATGCATCTGCGCTTCGGCACCGTCTCGCTGCGCTACCTGGTCCGCACCATCGTCGACCTGATGGACCGGGGCGGTGGCGGCGATGGCGCGTCCGTGTGGCTGGCCGAACTGATCTGGCGCGATTTCTACGCCATGATTTTGTACCAGAACCCGCACGTGGAAGGCGGCGCCTTCAAACCGGCCTACGATGCCATCGCCTGGGAAACGGGGCCTGACGCCGATGCCGCGTTTGCCGCCTGGTGCGAAGGGCGCACCGGCTATCCGCTGGTGGACGCGGCCATGGCGCAGCTGAACCAGACGGGCTATATGCACAACCGCCTGCGCATGGTCACGGCCTGCTTTTTGATCAAGGATCTGGGTATCGACTGGCGCCGCGGCGAAGCGTATTTCGCGCTGCACCTCAATGACTTCGACCTGGCTTCGAACAACGGCGGCTGGCAATGGGCATCGTCGTCGGGCTGCGACGCGCAGCCCTACTTCCGCATCTTCAATCCCATTACACAGTCGGAAAAATTCGATGCCAGCGGGCGCTTCATCCGCCGCTACCTGCCGCAGTTGAAGGCGCTGGGCGACAAGGAAATCCACGCGCCCTGGCTCGTGCCGCGCATGCTGCTCGATCAAAAAAACATCGTGCTGGGGCGCGATTATCCGGAGCCGCTGGTGCAGCACGACGAGGCGCGCAAGGAGACGCTGGAGCGTTATGCCGTGGTGAAGGTGGTGGCGTAATCGGGCCGCTGGTGGCGTCGGGTTACGCGCTGCGCGCTAACCCGACCTACGTCTGGCATCCCTCGGCCTAATGCACTCCACCGCCCAACAACCGCCCCACCTCCGCCAGCAATTCCTCCTCCTGGAACGGCTTGCCGAAATACGCATTCACGCCCAGCTCGAACGCGTGCGCGCGGTGCTTGTCGGCGCTGCGCGAGGTGATCATGATGACGGGGATGGCGCGCGTCTTGTCGTCGCTGCGCACATTGCGCGTCAAATCGAAACCATCCATGCGCGGCATTTCCACGTCGACCAGCAGCAGGGCCGGCATGGCGGCCGGTTCCAGCGCATGCAGCTGTTCCAGCGCATCGAGGCCATCCTTGGCCAGCAGCACCTGGTAGCCTTCGCGCTCGAACAGGCGCTGCATCACGCGGCGCACCGTCAGCGAATCGTCGACCACCATCACGCGCACGGCCGGCGTGGCCAGCGCGCTGGAAGCGGCATGCTGCTCGCTGCTGGCCAGCGCATACTGCGACAGCAGTTCCGGATGGTGTTCCAAGTGCTGCGCCAGCGCCACCGGGTTCAGGATCAGCACGATATCGCCCGTGCCCAGCACCGTAGCGCCGGCGATGCCCGGCATGCGCGCCAGTTGCGGGCCCACGTGCTTGACCACGACTTCGCGGTTGCCCACCACGTCATCGACCTGCAGCGCCAGCCTGTCATTGCCATTCCTCAGCAACAGCACGGGCGCATAACGCTGCGTGGCCTGCGCCGCCGGCGTCTCGCCCAGCATGGCCGACAGGTGGTGCAGCGCCAGCGACTGTCCGTGCGACTCGATGCGCCCGGCCGCCCGCACCTGCTCCAGCTGTTCGCCTTTCAGGTGCAGCACCTGCTCCACCAGCACCGATGGCAAGGCATACGTCTTGCCGTTCGCCGCCAGCAGCACCACTTGCGTGACGGCCAGGGTCAGCGGCAGGTGGATGGTGAAGCGCATGCCCAGGCCTGCCTGCGTCAGCGTTTCCACGCGCCCGCCCAGGGCCAGCGCTTCGGAGCGCACGATATCCATGCCAAAACCGCGCCCGGCCAGTTCCGTCAGGCTGTCGGCCGTGGAAAACCCGGGCGTGAAAATCAGTTCGGCCGCCTGCGCGTCGGTCAATGGCGCATCCGTCGCCACCAGGCCGGCGCCGTGCGCCTTGGCGCGGATGCGTTCCAGGTCCAGCCCCGCGCCATCGTCGGAAAAGGCGATCGCCACTTCATTGCCCTGCTGGCTGACCTGCACCAGCAGCTCGCCCGTCTCGCTCTTGCCCGCGGCCAGGCGCGCGTCGCGCGGCTCGACGCCATGCACGATGGCGTTGCGCAGCAAATGCTCGAAGGGCGCGGCCATGCGTTCGAGCACGCTGCGGTCGATTTCCACGCCGCCGCCACGGATGTCGAGGTTGACGCGCTTGTCGACTTCCTTGGCGCTTTGCCGCGCCACGCGGAACAGGCGTTCGGCGATGCTGGCAAACGGCACCATCCGTATCTGCATCAGGTCGCGCTGCAGCTCGCGCGTCAGGCGAGCCTGCAGCACCAGGTCGTCCGTCACCGCATCGACGCTGTGGCTGAGATTTTCATGGAACGACGCCACGTCGTTGACGCTTTCGGCCATCATGCGCGTGAGTTCCTGCAGGCGCGTAAAGCGGTCGAATTCGAGCGGGTCGAATTCGCGCTCGCTGCCGACGGCCATGCGCGAGGCGATCTGCGATTCGGCCTGCATTTCCACTTCGCGCAGCTGACGCCGCAAGCGCGCCAGGTTATCGGAAAACTCGGACAGCGAAGCGCCGAGCACGCCCACTTCATTTTCCATTTTGGAGCGCGTGATCGACACTTCGCCGGCCTGGTTCACCAGGCGGTCGAGGATATCGGCGCGCACGCGCACCAGCGCCGCCTTCGGTTCGGCGGGCGGCGTGTCTTCCATGCCCGGCAAAGGCAGCAACGGTTGCTGCAGCTGCTCGAACAGGTGCAGCGCATGGTCGTAATGGGCCAGCAATTCCTCGAAGGCCTGCGGCGTGGCGGTGCCCGCGTGCAGCATGTTTTCGATATGCGTCTCAATTTCATGCGCATGCTGGCCCAGGCGCATGGCGCCGGCCATGCGCGCGCTGCCCTTGACCGTATGCAGGGTACGCAGCAGCATCTGCGCCTGGCCGCTGTCGTGCGGCTGCTGCTGCCAGCTGCGCAGCGCCTCGCCGATCTGCGGCAGCAGGTCGGCGCCCTCCTCCAGGAAGACGGACAATAAATCGAGGTCGAGTTCATCGCTGATGCCGGCGCTGGCCGCCAGCAGCGCGGCCGCATCGGCCGGCATGATGGCGGGCGCCGGCGCTTCCGGCGCCGCATGCTCCAATGGCGGCGCGTGCTCGAAACCGGCGTCGAACAGGTCGTCGCTGGCGCCGCTGTCCTGCGCCGGCGACGGTGCCGGCACATCGGCAGCCTCCGGCTGCAGCGCGTCGGCGACGATGCTCGCATACGTCGCTTCGAACAGGGTCTCGAGCTGGGGCAGCGGGACTTCGGCCAGCGGATCGCCAGGCTGCGCCGGCGCGCCGACGATGCTGGCGTAAGCTTCCGCGAACAGGGCGTCGAGCCGGTCTTCCTTGCTCTCGCCGGGCGGCGCCGTCAAGGCACGCCACAGGGTGTTGAGCGCTTCGATCATGTCCGGCTGCGTTGGCGCCAGGTCGCCCAGCGCGAATGCCTGCAGCATTTGCCCGATGCGCTGCGTGGCCTGTTCCAGCACGTCGTGCTGCTCCGCGCGCAGGCCGGCCAGCGGCGGCACCACCGTTTCGATGACCGTTTCCAGCGCGTGCGCCAGGTCGCGCAAGGACTGGAAGCCGACCGTGCCGGACGTCCCCGCCAGGGTATGCACGGCTTGCAGCGCCTCGGCGCTGACGGCGCGCTGTTCATGGCGCCATTCGCCGAAGTCGCGCGTGAGCACGCGCAGCAGTTCATCCGTCTCGGCCAGGTAGATGTTGTACAAGGGAAGGCTGATGCGCAGTTCGCCCACGTGCTTGAGGTGATCGTCAGGCGCTTCGTGGAGCGTGGGCGCCGTGGCCAAGGGAAGTCCGATCACATTGCCATTGCTGGCCACGGGCGCGGCCGATGCCGGGCGAGGCTTGCGCAGTTCGAACGGGCCGCCTTCGCGCACGCGCTCGGCCGCCAGCAGCAGCATGCCGGCCTCGCGCTCGCGCCCCGCGCCGCCTTCCAGTTCGGCCACCCATTCGCTGAGCTGGTACCAGCCGTAATTGAGCAAGGTAAACAAGTCGTCACTGACGGGGCGCGCCTCGGCAAGCCAGGTATTCATGACGCGTTCGATGGCGCCAGCCGCTTCGGCAAACTGCGCCAGGCCGATCATGCGGCTGCTGCCTTTCAGGGTATGGAACGAGCGGCGCAGCATGGCCAGGTGGTCGCCGCTGGCGGCCTGCTCGCGCGGCAAAGCCAGGGTGGTGTCGATGAAGGCCAGCACTTCGCGCGCTTCGGCGATGAAGATGTCGAGCATCTCCGCGTCGACATCGGTCACCGCCGGCACAGCATCCATGCCGGCGGGCGCAGCGGGCGCCAGTGCCTGGTCGAGCAAGGGCACGGGGCCGGCGGCGGCGACTTTTTCAAATGGCAAGGCGCGGAAGGTGCCGGCGGCCGCATCGAAATGGAAACGCCCGCTGGCCGCCTGCGCGTTGCGGCCCAGCATATCGGCAAAAAAGCCCAGCGCGCTGACATTTTGCGCGATCTCGTCGAGCGCCTCGGCGCGCGCCTCCGCATTGGCATCCGCCTTGGCGTCGGCACCGGCCAGCTGCCGCACGGCCGCATCGACCTGCAGCACGGCGGCGCGCGCATCTTCCTGTTCCAGCCCGGCCAACTGCTGCTGCAACTGCTCCAGCACGGGCGCGACGCCATTGAGGGCTCCCGTCCCCGCACCCGCTGCATCCGCGTAATATGCGTTGAGCACCTTTTCCACCTGGCGCAAGCCCGTCTTCATTTCCTCGGCCAGCGCGGCCACCGTCTGGCCCTGTTCGATCTGACGCGACAGCTCGCCCGCCGTGACAGGCGGCGGCGCTTCGCCAGCCAGCAGCGCCTGCAGGCGCGCGGCGATGGTTTCCGCGTTGCCCGCGAAATCGTCGGGCAGGCGGCGCAGCTGCTCCAGGCCCGTGTCGGCAAACAGCAGCGCCATGCCGATTTCATTTTCCAGGGCCGCGCTGCGCCCGCTGGCCACGGCTTGCCGCGCCACGGCCGCGCATTCGCGCAGCAGGCTGGCCAGGGCCGGCTGCTTCAGCGTATCCACATATACGGCCACCTGTTGCAGCGACGCGTCGAAATCCGTGGCCAGGGCTGGATCGAGGTCGGCTTGCGCCAGCCGGCTCCAGCTGGCGCGCGCCTGCGCCAGGGCCGCGCGGGCGCCTTGCAAGGTGTCCTGGTCGACCTGGCCGTAGCGCCGCGTTTCCACGTCGACGGGCAGCATGCCTTCCAGGGCGAAAGCGGCGCGCAACTGGCGGGCTTCTGGCGTCGGCTCGCGTGCGGCGGCGATGAAGAACAGGGCGTCGCGCAGCATCGCTTCGGGCAGGCTGGCCGTCCCCTGTGCCAGGCGGCGCAATTGCAGGTTAATCAGGCCGAACAGCTGCTTGACGTTGAGCGTGCCCATGCCTTCGCCGCTGGCCGCCAGTCCCGCAAACGCCTGCATGGCGAACCAGAAGGTGCGCGCGGGAGCGTCCTGCTGCGCGTCGGCCACCAGGGTCAAGGTGGCGTGCAAGTCGCCCGCATGCTGGCGCCGCGCCGCGTCATCCTGCGCCTTCAGGAAGGGCAGCAAAGATTTTTCAAAGCGCCCGCGCCAGGCCGGGTAATCGGGCACCGGGGGTGCTTCCGCCAGCGCGATGGCGTGCCCTTCCAGCGTCGACGCCGGAGGGAAAAACAGGTCGGCCGGGTGGATGCGCTCGGCGCCCAGCATGGTTTGCAGGTCGCGGTAATAGGGGAACAAGCGCGCCGGCTGCGGCGGCGTGCCGGCCACCAGGTCTTCCAGGTATTCGCTCAAAGCTTGATACAGTTCGGCGACGACTTGCGCATGGTCCAGCGTGTATTCGAGGCTGCCGTCGCGAAAGCGCGCCAGTGCCTGTTCCGCAGCGTCCGTCAGCAGGCTGGCGCCGGCCACGTCCACCATCACCAGCGCGCCATGCGCCTGGTGCAAGTGCGAGCGCGCATGCTGCAGCGCCGTGGCGCGTTCCTCGCGCTCGCGGCCACCCGCTTCGAACAGGGCTGTTTTCGAGCGGCCCAGCGCTTCGCGGATTTCCACCATCACCCACGACAAAGGCTCGCTGTCGAACGGCTTGGACTGCTGTGGACTATCTGGTGTGCTCATGCATGCCTCGGTAAAGAATTCGCCCTGGACTGGCGCGGCGTTCAGGC
Coding sequences within:
- a CDS encoding deoxyribodipyrimidine photo-lyase: MTIKTSLVWFRRDLRAFDHAALHHALRQSQAVHCVFVYDTAILAALPRRDRRVDFIHASVAELAAELRQLGGDLIVLHADAAEAIPRLAAELNADAVFANHDYEPQAIARDATVAAALTHDARLWFSFKDQVIFEKDEVLTLSAKPYTVYTPYKNAWLKKMRAEPACLAPFDIEPHAASLAPPRAGTPAPLPTLDELGFEASNLAELAIPTGMSGASQLFEDFLPRVDRYDVARDFPALKGPSYLSMHLRFGTVSLRYLVRTIVDLMDRGGGGDGASVWLAELIWRDFYAMILYQNPHVEGGAFKPAYDAIAWETGPDADAAFAAWCEGRTGYPLVDAAMAQLNQTGYMHNRLRMVTACFLIKDLGIDWRRGEAYFALHLNDFDLASNNGGWQWASSSGCDAQPYFRIFNPITQSEKFDASGRFIRRYLPQLKALGDKEIHAPWLVPRMLLDQKNIVLGRDYPEPLVQHDEARKETLERYAVVKVVA
- a CDS encoding aspartate carbamoyltransferase catalytic subunit yields the protein MLNPQLNKHGELQHLLTIEGLPKSIVNHILDTASSFVGISDRDVKKVPLMRGKSVFNLFFENSTRTRTTFEIASKRLSADVINLNIQASSASKGESLLDTIDNLSAMHADMFVVRHAQSGAPYLIAKHLIDTKQPHVHVVNAGDGRHAHPTQGLLDMYTIRHYKKDFTNLTVAIVGDILHSRVARSDIHALTTLGVPEVRAIGPHTLLPGGLEQMGVRTFTNMDEGLKGVDVIIMLRLQNERMSGALLPSAQEYFKSYGLTPERLALAKPDAIVMHPGPMNRGVEIDSAVADGPQAVILPQVTFGIAVRMAVMSILAGNQG
- the pyrR gene encoding bifunctional pyr operon transcriptional regulator/uracil phosphoribosyltransferase PyrR, whose product is MPHPTNPSQLDAEALYGVLLQQVQSGLAGIPNVAIVGIHSGGAWLAERLARDLNLLDRLGVLDVSFYRDDFAQKGLHADVKPTQISFDVAGATILLVDDVLYTGRTTRAAINELFDYGRPAKIMLAALVDRGERQLPVAADFVAAFTAVPPGQALVLKQADDGKFTLTIDTHHA
- the ruvX gene encoding Holliday junction resolvase RuvX, whose product is MSGDAIDTILAFDFGLKRIGVAIGNTMICQAKPLSVITATANEPKFAAIDSLIKEWGASRIVVGLPSHPDGTEHEMSARCRRFANQVHGRFNLPVELVDERYSSAVIAAKRGEVIDDRAAAIILQQYFDANY
- a CDS encoding Hpt domain-containing protein, whose protein sequence is MSTPDSPQQSKPFDSEPLSWVMVEIREALGRSKTALFEAGGREREERATALQHARSHLHQAHGALVMVDVAGASLLTDAAEQALARFRDGSLEYTLDHAQVVAELYQALSEYLEDLVAGTPPQPARLFPYYRDLQTMLGAERIHPADLFFPPASTLEGHAIALAEAPPVPDYPAWRGRFEKSLLPFLKAQDDAARRQHAGDLHATLTLVADAQQDAPARTFWFAMQAFAGLAASGEGMGTLNVKQLFGLINLQLRRLAQGTASLPEAMLRDALFFIAAAREPTPEARQLRAAFALEGMLPVDVETRRYGQVDQDTLQGARAALAQARASWSRLAQADLDPALATDFDASLQQVAVYVDTLKQPALASLLRECAAVARQAVASGRSAALENEIGMALLFADTGLEQLRRLPDDFAGNAETIAARLQALLAGEAPPPVTAGELSRQIEQGQTVAALAEEMKTGLRQVEKVLNAYYADAAGAGTGALNGVAPVLEQLQQQLAGLEQEDARAAVLQVDAAVRQLAGADAKADANAEARAEALDEIAQNVSALGFFADMLGRNAQAASGRFHFDAAAGTFRALPFEKVAAAGPVPLLDQALAPAAPAGMDAVPAVTDVDAEMLDIFIAEAREVLAFIDTTLALPREQAASGDHLAMLRRSFHTLKGSSRMIGLAQFAEAAGAIERVMNTWLAEARPVSDDLFTLLNYGWYQLSEWVAELEGGAGREREAGMLLLAAERVREGGPFELRKPRPASAAPVASNGNVIGLPLATAPTLHEAPDDHLKHVGELRISLPLYNIYLAETDELLRVLTRDFGEWRHEQRAVSAEALQAVHTLAGTSGTVGFQSLRDLAHALETVIETVVPPLAGLRAEQHDVLEQATQRIGQMLQAFALGDLAPTQPDMIEALNTLWRALTAPPGESKEDRLDALFAEAYASIVGAPAQPGDPLAEVPLPQLETLFEATYASIVADALQPEAADVPAPSPAQDSGASDDLFDAGFEHAPPLEHAAPEAPAPAIMPADAAALLAASAGISDELDLDLLSVFLEEGADLLPQIGEALRSWQQQPHDSGQAQMLLRTLHTVKGSARMAGAMRLGQHAHEIETHIENMLHAGTATPQAFEELLAHYDHALHLFEQLQQPLLPLPGMEDTPPAEPKAALVRVRADILDRLVNQAGEVSITRSKMENEVGVLGASLSEFSDNLARLRRQLREVEMQAESQIASRMAVGSEREFDPLEFDRFTRLQELTRMMAESVNDVASFHENLSHSVDAVTDDLVLQARLTRELQRDLMQIRMVPFASIAERLFRVARQSAKEVDKRVNLDIRGGGVEIDRSVLERMAAPFEHLLRNAIVHGVEPRDARLAAGKSETGELLVQVSQQGNEVAIAFSDDGAGLDLERIRAKAHGAGLVATDAPLTDAQAAELIFTPGFSTADSLTELAGRGFGMDIVRSEALALGGRVETLTQAGLGMRFTIHLPLTLAVTQVVLLAANGKTYALPSVLVEQVLHLKGEQLEQVRAAGRIESHGQSLALHHLSAMLGETPAAQATQRYAPVLLLRNGNDRLALQVDDVVGNREVVVKHVGPQLARMPGIAGATVLGTGDIVLILNPVALAQHLEHHPELLSQYALASSEQHAASSALATPAVRVMVVDDSLTVRRVMQRLFEREGYQVLLAKDGLDALEQLHALEPAAMPALLLVDVEMPRMDGFDLTRNVRSDDKTRAIPVIMITSRSADKHRAHAFELGVNAYFGKPFQEEELLAEVGRLLGGGVH
- a CDS encoding YqgE/AlgH family protein, producing MQGVGEPAATGSSTLNLANHFLIAMPAMQDPIFGGTVVYVCEHNENGVLGVVINKPTDMTMEVLFDRIDLKLAAGSDTPIINEPIMFGGPVQDDRGFVLHTPGARYSSSLTVTDEVAFTTSIDVLEAVAKGDGPERMLVSIGYSGWSPGQLEDEIGRNGWLTVGASADILFDFPIEQRYVAAIKLLGIDPLMLASEAGHA